A single region of the Nicotiana sylvestris chromosome 6, ASM39365v2, whole genome shotgun sequence genome encodes:
- the LOC138870892 gene encoding uncharacterized protein, producing the protein MFGASLLNPKDFQAHVVRLVSRANPIKFVMSKPVLSDRLARWYLQFQQFEIVYIPQKSVKGQALADFLADYPIHDDWELTDELPDEDDMVIEVQPPWKMYFDGTAHRGGAGVSVVFVTSQGEVVPYSFMLTQLCSNNIVEYQALILGLEMAVEMKWLQFQVFGDSQLVVNQLLGSYEVKKPELRPYHDYAKKLIGWLGDVTIQHVPRKENKKAYVLAALASSLTLPDQAQVTVYQKWVVSLPDEVEGKENELKHLVAISEVEKEEWKQPIIDYLCYGILPENPRRKTEIRCRAPRFLYYKDTLYRRSFEGVLLRCLGKDEALQALQEAHSGKVVSKSKRYWNDRMEEALWAYRTTHHTPTQETPYSLVYGVEVVLPLERQIPLLRLAIQEGITDEENSRLRLAELEALDEKRLEAQQSLECYQARLSCAFNKRVRPRSFQVGDQVLDV; encoded by the exons ATGTTTGGTGCTAGTCTTCTCAATCCAAAagactttcaagctcatgtcgttCGTTTGGTTTCTagagcaaatcccatcaagttcgtgatgtcaaaacctgtccttagtgatcgactagcaaggtggtacctccagtttcaacaatttgaaatcgtgtacatccctcaaaagtctgtaaaaggacaagcgttagcagacttcttggcagatTACCCTATACATGATGATTGGGAGCTAACTgacgaactacctgatgaggacgaCATGGTCATCGAAGTTCagcctccatggaagatgtactttgatggtacTGCACATCGCGGAGGAGCTGGTGTTAgtgtagtatttgtcacttctcAAGGTGAAGTTGTGCCCTACTCTTTTATGTTGACGCAACTCTGCTCTAACAACATTGTTGAGTATCAAGCACTAATACTTGGGCTCGAAATGGCTGTCGAAATGAAGTGGTTGCAATtccaagtctttggtgactctcaattagtggtcaatcagcttttaggtagttacgaggtcaagaagcctgaactacgcccatatcatgattacgctaaaAAGTTAATAGGGTGGCTcggtgatgtgactattcagcatgtgccaaggaaagaaaataagaaggcatATGTTTTAGCTGCCCTAGCTTCGTCTTTAACTCTGCCTGATCAAGCGCAAGTTACTGTCTACCAAAAATGGGTAGTATCGCTGCCAGATGAGGTTGAAGGTaaagaaaatgaactcaagcatcttgtcgcTATTTCTGAAGTCGAGAAAGAAGAATGGAaacaacccattatcgactacttgtgctatgggatacttccagaaaatccgcGGAGAAAAACTGAAATCCGTTgtcgtgcacctcgcttcctttactacaaagataccCTATATAGAAGAtcattcgagggagtactcttgcgatgcttAGGGAAAGATGAagcactccaagctttgcaagaagcgcattctggg aaagtcgtcTCCAAATCTAAACGATActggaatgaccgtatggaagaagctctgtGGGCATATAGGACAACTCACCACACGCCAACGCAAGAGACCCCTTATTCACTTGTCTATGGAGTCGAAGTCGTCCTGCCACTCGAGCGTCAAATACCTTTATTACGATTAGCTAtccaagaagggatcactgatgaagaaaattctcgacttcgattagcagagttggaggctcttgatgagaagaggttggaagctcaacagagtcttgaatgttatcaagctcgattatcTTGCGCCTTTAATAAAAGAGTTcgcccgagatcctttcaagtgggagatcaagtccttgacgtatga